The following coding sequences lie in one Plasmodium sp. gorilla clade G2 genome assembly, chromosome: 11 genomic window:
- a CDS encoding sporozoite and liver stage asparagine-rich protein, whose protein sequence is MRKGKPRHVPMFLRSENKRIFFSFFSYFMPKNDLNFIFEHFDIGLIVLTKIHNIRKKYEEERNNMKNEEYKSDGDDMKIFDEKLKNFFLNYKINPNIEESNDTNISKKEKNNNNNDNNNKKKKRNYTLNNECKQNNAHKKVMNKSNSCSSNKKNEKKQDNINDKKKNKLHNMNNERECNTNKEINNDIQLMYIYNNEQEKIHNLDSQSYLPYDKQKGKEKQEESLYKCEDILKMKSTTEDRNKKEDVTKRKKTKINNTTQNNNNNNNNNYDNIDDDDDIIIRNEENCINSIQHNEREINNNTQKTKSLEDNQYIINYNDNNEISYNHKHLALLDNKNEEQENNFIVNNMNKTKNAINIKENLEHIKDNKKDEIKMERETDDIYISMKKKNETYKKFSKRMNRRKISELVNYHDDYCFYITDLCKKGTMLSLKKNELFNQKNDKINILSSVKYFNKPIQFNQINWNLNNLCTINNIYTKLYDEHINDNIINTTPNIQTIIKEKYSQTSSIMLGNEHIQNGYQNGNLNINNNDTNINNNKKKKNDTSMNHNNICTNNNINNNDISINHNNNNYYYFMNNYMHNNNNNNYYCYYMNNTNHVNNYYNNIYIQNDHDHNNAPILQHMNNYLPHINHINDICYIHSEKNEYTKISKNNQMNNINHQQSNGKNQNDLSNNINNNDEYYNLNEQKILNDKNKSHIKCDITQKCDITQKCDITHKCDITHKCDITHKCDITQKCDITHKCDITQKCDNTQKCDNTQNDDNFQQNQNYISNPSNGDNKIKEQIYYAQHIPGYEHNSTTNQMINTQNYSNINLDPYIMNNQNDNNAYLNQNYFDTEKKNKEENINTPETNTHFNNIHIYQNNSCNMNKMINLNNNSNSNCTQNYDLYHNNIENFSNTNYNIMKEKIHINNDTSSIINNSSINPQINLCNNKKTNNDYQNGNIKNDNTIPNSSINMNELKNNIQVNDYYTSNMYNNNNNNNNNFIISNNNLSNDNNNYMNENNVYSQINCNNYIPYIDSHINNELYYKPTINNQLNTNCINNNISMDDNVYDSNSISMLISENNNENRNCNITNDMYNNNISNNNNNNIDNSNKGCLYIPNHELYNSNYNNTQNMSSSNELPPMKNYMSNNFLINGHKEEHIIENKSKEETNKTNKTNEQVYRSLLQNNTLILKQNEIDENCISTSNQNLNITKDMDSMDNMNNINNLYTPYHNNILKNNDIQFLNNNNTEIITKHACAHPSNEINIHENIDTQMNIRKNENNNDIIINKQQKDISTNNEQNEKYNYNTTFIKNEYNILDNPSTNKNYKQNLDLNISSSHNTNDHINNYHDHIHKTNKIHKYEEEKYKDINIYINNMNSNDKNNNHNFTNSYFDLNENKKQTNIFYHDNNSLKNISNEELINTNQYKCINNTIDNNINHKNGYIELNEINNSITNNDEKIITPYLNNGVIQNGLSHDILDGMISINTHNNKEYNNNNININSNNNKNDNHNNNNNNNTNNNPNKYVNTYNINNDLQINNNNYSHITNEKNMYQTFNENKILYKHYSNNVHNNMTKNQIHEQMNIHSDNKYETCSLPEKKNIYEPNSSNYLSYVNNQTKEMNSNYNVNNSQWNDSYINDIQHVNNNIINEERNILPYPLNNENILNEHNSNILYHDKNNQHDIRTYYNDSTKITNKLNIEYSNNELTNDVINTNNEYTINSRYPIYQNYFSITDKEKMNCPQIIGNHNFNNNPEYVIQNDHVISDGNNKNDPIENSNNIEIFNIEQTKQVKHNENATHTNNNNNNNLVHNMENNYNTDNLNISYNNYTNNNMYNHNKNDNVNINYMPQNYYHINYNNIEASDNNQLIQINKYNINTQIDSYKDKDEKNILSNNNINNMNNDNINPDSYKYLCNNNNNYYNCFQNDEYKYNDKNCSNIQNKKNNIVNDNMSNIIKSQYNNTNKNMILEQYNINMYEDNYNQMNNNLCLIKNDSISTCCDNINYNSNSNNNNKYINNELNSNEFLYYKTDQEYDKKNNVSVICDNMKDKEHYNNYVAYNANSSYENMNNFSSNSVYMNYKCHSYNNNNIHNNNNCYNYHGYNVMNTKYNNQGNDFTSVEINTQMDNPIHIDKNKNEDILERDINGRIINNNNDNKNDNNDNNNNDNNDNNINNNNVTNNINYLININNKNHFNYTNNVDNIHHIDNKNNLCREVENNHNTILTNIKNLTNKEYINICSDHLNLLKNYNLNNYIHLLKFNKLNDYYYNSNINKSQDESCNTFLHNSLNNQSNIIENNNIYENNQRIQLYNCPYFETYNNNIINAWNEKNTNNTYNSSIPLSNVQYNWKNHIFNVTQNNVHINDNKEYNYHKCPYLYNNQILTINHGKKQTNALNYLNCKGENEITYFNDLNYNEQNFNDHNKNNNTYNHVHNNIYNDVYNHMNQSYIYNNMCTHNNFIHDLIKSNKLNNNSNYLNIFNNMIHLQNLHNENNHSSKKEKCDQRKQCNNTDVVCTLKNNHLNENKNVNIVNAIPHTLNNYYNFHLLLNILRRKHLYHNSFNELISKMTKNYNINGNNNNDNSNLNNNNNVRYNKRNYSISSVGFSNRSKRWTICPSYICCNSALCRFKLTCNFKFLQFNQAYNTFNIPYAIYNCYKNIMNNYHYFTSTLCPQQTYLSKHSAQEHETIFNVYWHLLNNEKYKYIQNIILFLDSNLYTRAVWLLKKGHNMNDIEVQKAEKKLIKLMLLVFKFTYDYKNDNNKYEYIKSFLYSLRNNHINFEIMNRFLFY, encoded by the exons atgagaaaaggGAAACCCAGACATGTGCCTATGTTTTTAAGAAGcgaaaataaaagaatattttttagctttttttcatatttcatGCCAAAGAATGAtttgaattttatttttgagcATTTCGATATCGGATTAATCGTACTAActaaaatacataatatcCGCAAAAAGTATGAAGaggaaagaaataatatgaaaaatgaagaatataaatcCGATGGAGatgatatgaaaatatttgatgaaaaattaaagaacttttttttaaattataaaattaatccTAACATTGAAGAATCTAATGATACTAACATATCTAAGAAGGAAAAAaacaataacaataatgataataataataaaaaaaaaaaaagaaactatacattaaataatgaatGCAAACAAAATAATGCACATAAAAAGGTTATGAATAAATCAAATTCATGttcttcaaataaaaaaaatgaaaaaaaacaagacaatataaatgacaaaaaaaaaaataaattacacaatatgaataatgaaaGGGAATGCAAtacaaataaagaaataaataatgacaTTCAActaatgtacatatataataatgaacaaGAGAAAATACATAATTTGGATAGCCAATCTTATTTGCCTTATGATAAACAAAAAGGAAAGGAAAAACAAGAAGAATCCTTATATAAATGTGAggacatattaaaaatgaagagtACAACGGAGGATCgaaataaaaaggaagacgtaacaaaaaggaaaaaaacaaaaattaataatacaacacaaaataataataataataataataataattatgacaatattgatgatgatgatgatataataattagGAATGAAGAAAATTGTATAAATAGTATTCAACATAATGAaagagaaataaataataacacaCAAAAAACTAAATCGCTGGAAGAtaatcaatatataataaattataatgataataatgaaatatcaTACAACCATAAACATTTAGCCTtattagataataaaaatgaagaacaagaaaacaattttattgtaaataatatgaataaaacaaaaaatgcaattaatataaaagaaaaccTTGAACAtattaaagataataaaaaggatgaaataaaaatggaaagAGAAACAGATGATATATACATTtctatgaaaaaaaaaaatgaaacatataaaaaattcagCAAAAGAATGaatagaagaaaaattaGTGAACTTGTAAATTATCATGATgattattgtttttatattacagATTTATGTAAAAAAGGTACTATGttatcattaaaaaaaaatgaattatttaatcaaaaaaatgataaaatcaATATCTTATCATctgtaaaatattttaataaaccTATACAATTTAATCAAATTAATTggaatttaaataatttatgtacaataaataatatttatacaaaGCTATATgatgaacatataaatgacaatattattaatacaacACCAAACATACAAACTATTATTAAAGAGAAATATTCACAAACATCATCTATCATGTTAGGAAATGAACATATACAAAATGGTTATCAAAATGGTAACctcaatattaataataatgacacaaatataaataataataagaagaagaagaatgACACAAGTatgaatcataataatatatgtactaataacaatattaataataatgacataagtattaatcataataataacaattattattattttatgaataattatatgcataataataacaacaataattattactgttattatatgaataacacCAACCATGTTAATAATtactataataatatttatatacaaaatgatcATGATCATAATAATGCACCCATTTTACAACACATGAACAATTATCTACCTCatattaatcatattaatgatatatgttatattcactcagaaaaaaatgaatatacaaaaatatcaaaaaataatcaaatgAACAATATAAATCATCAACAATCAAATggaaaaaatcaaaatgatttatcaaataatataaataataatgatgaatattACAATCTTAATGaacagaaaatattaaatgataaaaataaatcacaTATAAAATGTGATATAACTCAAAAATGTGATATAACTCAAAAATGTGATATAACTCATAAATGTGATATAACTCATAAATGTGATATAACTCATAAATGTGATATAACTCAAAAATGTGATATAACTCATAAATGTGATATAACTCAAAAATGTGATAATACACAAAAATGTGATAATAcacaaaatgatgataattttcAACAGaatcaaaattatatttccAATCCATCAAATggagataataaaataaaagaacaaatatattatgcaCAACATATTCCAGGTTATGAACATAACAGTACAACTAACCAAATGATAAATACACaaaattattcaaatataaatttggatccatatataatgaataatcaaaatgataataatgcttatttaaatcaaaattattttgatacagaaaaaaaaaataaagaggaGAATATTAATACACCTGAAACAAATacacattttaataatatacatatatatcaaaataatagttgtaatatgaacaaaatgataaatctaaataataatagtaatagtaattgCACACAAAATTATGAcctttatcataataatatagaaaattttaGTAATACAaactataatattatgaaagaaaaaatacatataaataatgacaCTTCatcaattataaataattcaagTATAAACCCACAAATCAATTTGTGTAATAATAAGAAGACAAATAATGATTATCaaaatggaaatataaaaaatgataatactaTCCCTAACAGTAGcattaatatgaatgaattgaaaaataatattcaagTGAATGATTATTATACCTCTAATAtgtacaataataataataataataataataattttatcatttcaaataataatcttagtaatgataataataattatatgaatgaaaataatgtatattcacaaataaattgtaataattatatccCATATATAGACTCACATATAAACAATGAACTTTATTATAAACCCACAATAAATAATCAACTAAACACAAATTGtataaacaataatatatctatggATGATAATGTATATGATAGTAATAGTATTTCTATGCTTATAAGTGAAaacaataatgaaaatagaaattgtaatattacaaatgatatgtataacaataatattagtaataataataataataatattgataatagtaataagGGGTGCTTATATATTCCTAACCATGAATTATACAATTCCAACTACAATAATACTCAGAATATGTCTTCATCTAATGAACTTCCTCCAATGAAAAACTATATgagtaataattttttaattaatggTCATAAGGAAGAACATATTATTGAAAACAAATCAAAGgaagaaacaaataaaacaaataaaacaaatgaacAAGTTTATAGGTCTTTGTTGCAAAATAATACACTTATTTTGAAACAAAACGAAATAGATGAAAATTGCATAAGCACATCAAATCAAAACCTTAACATTACAAAAGATATGGACAGTATGgacaatatgaataatataaataatttatacacaccttatcataataatatactcAAAAATAATGACAttcaatttttaaataataataatacagagATCATAACAAAACATGCATGTGCACATCCTtcaaatgaaataaatatacatgaaaatatagatacacaaatgaatatacgaaaaaatgaaaataataatgatataattattaacaaacaacaaaaagatatatcaacaaataatgaacaaaacgaaaaatataattacaataccacttttattaaaaatgaatataacatattagaTAATCCATCAACaaataagaattataaacaaaatttagatttaaatatatcttcatctcataatacaaatgatcatataaataattatcacGACCATATTCATAAGACAAATAAAATTCATaaatatgaagaagaaaaatataaagatataaatatatatataaataatatgaactcCAATGATAAAAACAATAACCATAATTTTACTAATTCCTATTTTGACTTAAacgaaaataaaaaacaaaccaatatattttatcatgataataattctttaaaaaatatatcaaatgaagaattaataaatacaaatcaatataaatgtataaataatactatagataataatattaatcataaaaatggttatatagaattaaatgaaattaaCAATTCCATTACAAATAATGATGAGAAAATAATTACtccatatttaaataatggtGTTATACAAAATGGTCTGTCACATGATATTCTTGATGGGATGATTTCTATAAACACACacaataataaagaatataacaataataatattaatattaatagtaataataataaaaatgataaccacaataataataataataataataccaaTAATAATCCTaacaaatatgtaaatacatataatatcaataacgatttacaaataaataataacaactaTTCTCATATCACAAacgaaaaaaatatgtatcaaacatttaatgaaaataaaatcttATATAAGCATTATTCAAATAatgttcataataatatgaccAAAAATCAAATACATGAACAAATGAATATTCATTCAGACAATAAATATGAAACCTGTTCCTTacctgaaaaaaaaaatatatatgaaccaAATTCATCAAATTATTTGTCATATGTAAATAATCAAACAAAAGAAATGAATTCAAATTATAATGTTAACAATTCGCAGTGGAATGATTCCTATATAAATGACATACAacatgtaaataataatattataaatgaagaaagaaatattttaccCTATcctttaaataatgaaaatattttaaatgaacataatagtaatatattatatcatgataaaaataatcaacATGATATAAGAACATATTACAATGATTCAACTAAAATTACAAACAAATTAAACATTGAATATTCAAACAATGAATTAACAAATGATGtaattaatacaaataatgaatatacaaTAAATTCGAGATATccaatatatcaaaattatttttctattaCTGATAAGGAAAAAATGAACTGTCCTCAAATTATAGGAAatcataattttaataacaaTCCTGAATATGTCATTCAAAATGATCATGTTATATCAgatggtaataataaaaatgatcctattgaaaatagtaataatatagaaatatttaatattgaaCAAACAAAACAAGTAAAGCACAATGAAAATGCAACAcacacaaataataataataataataatttagttcataatatggaaaataattataatacagataatttaaatatttcatataataattacactaataataatatgtataatcataataaaaatgataatgttaatattaattatatgcCACAAAATTATTACcacataaattataataatatagaagcTTCTGACAATAATCAGCTAATccaaataaacaaatataatataaacacacAAATTGACTCATACAAGGATAAAGACGAAAAAAACATCctttctaataataatataaataacatgAATAATGATAACATAAATCCTGATAGTTATAAATacttatgtaataataataataattattataattgtttTCAGAacgatgaatataaatataatgataaaaattgtaGTAATATTCAAAACAAGAAGAATAATATagtaaatgataatatgtctaatattattaaatcacaatataataatacgaATAAAAACATGATATTagaacaatataatataaatatgtatgaagataattataaccaaatgaataataatttatgcCTCATAAAAAACGATTCAATTAGTACCTGttgtgataatataaattataatagtaatagtaataataataataaatatattaacaatgAATTAAATTCAAATGAattcttatattataaaactgATCAggaatatgataaaaaaaataatgtgtCTGTAATATGTGACAATATGAAAGATAAAgaacattataataattatgtagCCTATAATGCAAATAGCAGttatgaaaatatgaataatttctCTTCAAACAGTGtctatatgaattataaatgtcattcttataataataataatattcataataataataattgttataattatcatgGTTACAATGTAATGAAtactaaatataataatcaagGAAATGATTTCACTTCTGTAGAAATTAATACCCAAATGGATAATCCTATtcatatagataaaaataaaaatgaagatatttTAGAAAGGGACATTAATGGAAggataattaataataataatgataataaaaatgataataatgacaataataataatgataataatgacaataatattaataataataatgttacaaataatataaattatttaatcaACATAAACAATAAAAACCATTTTAACTATACAAACAACGTTGACAATATCCatcatattgataataaaaataatttatgtaGAGAAGTagaaaataatcataataccattttaacaaatataaaaaacttAACGAATAAAGAGTACATTAACATTTGTAGCGATCATTTAAATTtactaaaaaattataacttaaataattatattcatttattaaaatttaataagtTAAATGATTATTACtataattcaaatattaataaaagccAAGATGAATCTTGTAATACATTTTTACATAACTCATTAAATAATCAATCAAATataattgaaaataataatatatatgaaaataatcaaaGGATACAGTTATATAATTGTCCATACTTTGAAacatataacaataatattattaatgcatggaatgaaaaaaacacaaataatacatataatagcTCTATACCTTTATCAAATGTACAATATAATTGGAAAAATCATATTTTCAATGTAACACAAAATAATGttcatataaatgataataaggaatataattatcataaatgtccatatctatataataatcaaatTTTAACTATTAATCATGGAAAAAAACAAACTAACGCACTTAATTACCTTAATTGTAAAGGCGAAAATGAAATAACATATTTCAATGATCTTAATTACAATGAGCAAAATTTTAATGAtcacaataaaaataataatacttataatcatgttcataataatatatataatgatgtctataatcatatgaatcaatcatatatatataataatatgtgtaCACATAACAATTTTATACACgatttaataaaaagtaacaaattaaataataattccaattatctaaatatattcaataatatgatacatttacaaaatttacataatgaaaataatcatTCATCCAAAAAAGAGAAGTGTGATCAAAGGAAACAATGTAATAATACTGATGTAGTATGcacattaaaaaataatcatctcaatgaaaataaaaatgtcaATATTGTAAATGCAATTCCCCATACATTAAATaactattataattttcatcttttattaaatatattaagaagAAAACATCTATACCATAATTCATTTAATGAACTTATTTCAAAAAtgacaaaaaattataatattaatggtaataataataatgataatagtaaccttaataataataataatgtaagaTATAATAAGAGAAATTATTCAATATCTTCAGTTGGTTTTAGTAACAGAAGCAAaag ATGGACAATTTGCCCTTCCTATATATGTTGCAACAGTGCCCTATGCAGATTTAAACTAACATGTAACTTCAAATTTTTGCAATTTAATCAAGCTTACAATACTTTTAATATACCTTATGCCATATATAATTgttacaaaaatattatgaataattatcACTACTTCACATCTACCTTATGTCCACAACAAACATACTTATCCAAGCATTCAGCACAG GAACATGAAACAATTTTTAATGTCTATTGGCACTTactaaataatgaaaaatataagtacatacaaaatatcattttatttttagacAGTAATTTATATACCAGAGCAGTATGGCTATTAAAAAAGGGACacaatatgaatgatatagAAGTACAAAAAGCtgagaaaaaattaataaaattaatgctACTTGTATTTAAATTCAcatatgattataaaaatgataataataaatatgaatacataaaatcatttttatattccctCAGAAATAATCATATCAATTTTGAAATTATGAATcgctttttattttattga
- a CDS encoding dynein light chain, putative encodes MKTKIINDLKTIVNNDIRNNLKHTDDKKELSIKLSNIIKNHIKTLTSNEYKIIVEIFLNDNKDQGVNISTRLFYNKHTDFFFKETIVNDNTYCFIVVYLIHI; translated from the exons ATGAAGACCAAAATTATTAATGATTTAAAGACCATagttaataatgatataaggAATAATTTGAAACATACAGATGATAAGAAAGAATTATCAATAAAACTAtccaatattattaaaaatcatataaaaa CCTTAACAtctaatgaatataaaatcatTGTTGAAATTTTtcttaatgataataaagatcAAGGAGtaaa TATTTCGACTAGATTGTTTTATAACAAACATAccgattttttttttaaggaaaCAATAGTTAat gACAACACTTATTGTTTTATAGTCgtttatttaatacatatataa